The following are encoded in a window of Gossypium raimondii isolate GPD5lz chromosome 13, ASM2569854v1, whole genome shotgun sequence genomic DNA:
- the LOC105784841 gene encoding uncharacterized protein LOC105784841 produces MREEVKIDIAEVKTPLKLVWKEMAKRGLVTSDFEEGYETENYCEFHHKTGHEIQECEGFRALVQSMMDNKEMRFYEDTEERRNICATELGTGTPKINHPVVIISRPKVNEARAQVTLKIVIQKPSNFLYKDNKMVPWKYGCNVTILGKEAEKSQEIGSYTRNGKRYDTQAESSREENWKKEQKKGKAAEVEPLVNEPIKEEEAKEFLKFLKHSEYSVVEQLHKQPARISVLTLLLSSEVHRNALLKVLNETYVADDISVNKLDRLVNNIGADNFIFFNDDEIPSGGRGSTKALHVTVRCKGYTLPGALVDNGSALNVLPLSTLSRLPVDSSHMKACQSIVRAFDGTEKKVMGRIEIPLRIGPITCEVDFLVMDIKPSYNCLLGRPWIHSAGAVPSSLHQKVKLVSEGRLVTIDAEEDIIAMMTSDAPYVDINDEDHQNGVAIDGRKRSLTWERIGKISAGKD; encoded by the exons ATGAGAGAAGAAGTCAAGATTGATATTGCCGAAGTAAAAACTCCATTAAAATTGGTCTGGAAAGAGATGGCAAAGAGAGGTTTAGTTACTTCAGATTTTGAGGAGGGGTACGAGACCGAAAATTATTGtgaattccaccataaaacGGGGCACGAAATCCAAGAATGTGAAGGATTCAGGGCTTTGGTTCAAagcatgatggataacaaggagatgAGGTTTTATGAAGATACGGAAGAAAGAAGGAACATATGCGCAACAGAGTTAGGAACAGGGACTCCGAAAATAAATCATCCTGTGGTCATTATCTCACGCCCTAAGGTTAATGAGGCTAGGGCTCAAGTAACACTGAAAATTGTAATTCAGAAACCatcaaatttcttatataaggaTAACAAAATGGTGCCGTGGAAGTATGGGTGCAATGTGACCATCCTGGGAAAAGAAGCGGAAAAAAGTCAGGAAATAGGTTCTTACACGCGCAATGGGAAACGATATGACACTCAAGCAGAGTCGTCTAGGGAAGAGAATTGGAAGAAAGAACAGAAGAAAGGGAAAGCAGCAGAGGTTGAGCCATTGGTTAACGaaccaataaaagaagaggAGGCAAAAGAGTTTTTGAAGTTTCTGAAACACAGTGAATACAGTGTTGTGGAACAACTGCACAAACAGCCAGCCCGTATTTCTGTATTAACTTTACTCCTAAGCTCTGAAGTACATCGGAATGCACTTCTGAAGGTACTAAATGAAACATATGTGGCTGACGATATTTCGGTAAACAAGCTGGATCGGTTGGTCAACAATATAGGTgctgacaattttatcttctttaatGACGACGAAATACCATCCGGAGGTAGGGGTTCTACTAAAGCCCTGCACGTTACTGTCCGATGCAAAGGGTACACACTCCCGGGGGCCCTGGTTGATAATGGATCTGCACTGAATGTATTGCCTCTATCCACTCTTAGTCGATTACCGGTGGACAGTTCGCACATGAAAGCATGCCAGAGcatagtaagggcatttgatgggaCAGAAAAGAAGGTTATGGGGAGAATTGAGATTCCGTTAAGGATTGGCCCAATCACTTGTGAGGTGGACTTCTTGGTAATGGATATTAAGCCTTCCTATAACTGTCTATTGGGAAGACCGTGGATACATTCAGCCGGGGCAGTACCTTCATCACTACATCAGAAGGTGAAGTTGGTATCGGAGGGTCGGTTGGTGACAATAGATGCAGAGGAGGATATTATCGCAATGATGACTAGTGATGCACCTTATGTGGACATCAACGATGAG GACCACCAAAATGGGGTTGCGATTGATGGTAGGAAGAGGAGCCTCACCTGGGAAAGGATTGGGAAAATATCTGCAGGGAAGGATTGA